Within the Streptomyces collinus Tu 365 genome, the region CCCCCGGAGCGGCGGCCCTTCGCTATGTCAAGGACCGTTGCATATGCCGCAGTTGGGTGTACCGTGACGAGCAGTCCCTACCGGCAGAGAGACTGTGGAGGTCTCATGGGCGTCCCACCCGAGTACGAAGGGCCCGTGGAAGTCAGTACCCCGGCCCCCGGCGTGCTGTTCATCCGCCGCGCCACCGAACCGCCGGCCCCCGACGCGTGGACCGCAGCGCGCCGCGACCGGCAACGCCGCATCGCTCGTATCACCGGCCCCCTCACCCCGGACCCGGACGCGGATCTCGCCCGGGGAGCCACCGAAGCGCCAGCACCGGCCGACAACTACCCCGGCATGGACTGCCCGCGTGAGTGCTACTGCTGCACCTGGCCCGAGGGGGACGACGATGTGGACTGACGTCCTGATCCTGGCCCTTCCCGTCGTGCTCGTCCTCGGCCTCGGCATGGCCTACGCCGCGTGGGACACCCGCCGGTGGGAGGCACAGTGCCGCGCCGCGTCGCAGCCGCAGCCTGTGAAGCTGTTCCCGTCCGGCCCCCCGGCGTCCCTCGCGCCGAAGCTGGACGTCCCGGCCGCCCGCCAGGCGCGCCGAGCCCGCCACGCCCGCACCACAGGAGTCACCCGATGAGCCAGAGATGGCCCCTCACCCGCGTCCCGGACGACGTCCCCTCGATCCCCGAGGAACTGGCCTCCCTGTCCCTATCCGCGCTCATGCTCGCGCTCGGCACGCGGGACGCCTCGTTCGATCAGGACCCGCACGCCGACGTGCTCGCCCACAACTGGACCCGGCTGCTACGACGCCGGTTCCCGGTGCTGTGCGACGGCCCCGGCCACGTCCTCACCATCGGCCGCCGGACGGTGCTCTGTGAGCAGTGACCCGATCAACATCGCCGACGACGACGCGTCCATGGATCTCGAACTCGTCTGGTACGCCGGGCTCGGCGGGCCCCGTCTCGCGCTCACCCGTGGCTCGGGGTCCGTGGATCTGTCCACGGCCGAACTGTCCCGGCTCGTCCACACAGCGGGCGTGCTCCGGTTCGTGCCGTCCCCCTACGGCATCCCCGAGGCGCGCGCGAGCAAGGCCGGGGCCGATGCGTGCTCGTTCTGCGGGAACCCCGCAGACGAGCGCCGGGACGTGCTCGTGGGCCCCGGCGTCAACATCTGCGACGGCTGCATGGATCTCGGGCGGACCGTACTCGAAGACGCACGGGACCCGGCACCGTGGCGCAAGCCGCGCGATCACCAGGTGAACCAGCCGCAGCCAACCGGCCCCCTGCCCTTCGACGGCGTACGGCTCGGGGGTGACGA harbors:
- a CDS encoding ClpX C4-type zinc finger protein, whose protein sequence is MSSDPINIADDDASMDLELVWYAGLGGPRLALTRGSGSVDLSTAELSRLVHTAGVLRFVPSPYGIPEARASKAGADACSFCGNPADERRDVLVGPGVNICDGCMDLGRTVLEDARDPAPWRKPRDHQVNQPQPTGPLPFDGVRLGGDES